The following are from one region of the Acidobacteriota bacterium genome:
- a CDS encoding CerR family C-terminal domain-containing protein: MARPKTDDPKARAQIAAAAEELFAERGYDGTAVRDITRKAGVNSAMIHYYFGSKAGLYQAILEGAASKVRALLVETSGGSDSTKARLASFVDAYAAYILSHPNLARILYREMLTGGKHIMEIARKYAVTNYTILRNMIADGVRSGELRAIDAELAPISLMGMVVIFQFLRPIISVALGKTQYDERFVDRIAAHTIDLFLNGAATGGSRLKESATAAKKPTRSTKSRAKVHA; encoded by the coding sequence ATGGCTCGACCAAAGACAGACGATCCGAAGGCGAGGGCGCAAATAGCGGCGGCGGCTGAGGAGCTGTTCGCCGAGCGCGGCTACGATGGCACTGCTGTTCGCGACATCACCAGGAAGGCCGGCGTCAACAGCGCGATGATTCATTACTATTTCGGCAGCAAGGCCGGATTGTACCAGGCGATACTGGAAGGCGCGGCTTCGAAAGTGCGAGCCTTGCTGGTCGAGACATCCGGCGGCTCTGATTCGACGAAAGCGCGGCTGGCGAGCTTCGTCGATGCGTATGCCGCATATATCCTGAGTCATCCAAATCTGGCTCGCATCCTTTATAGAGAAATGCTGACTGGCGGTAAGCACATAATGGAAATTGCCCGGAAGTATGCCGTGACCAACTACACGATTCTGAGAAATATGATCGCGGACGGCGTGCGAAGCGGGGAGTTGCGGGCAATTGACGCCGAACTCGCGCCAATTAGCCTGATGGGGATGGTAGTTATCTTTCAGTTCCTCCGGCCGATTATTTCGGTCGCGCTCGGCAAAACGCAGTACGATGAGCGATTCGTGGACAGAATTGCGGCTCATACCATCGATCTCTTTCTCAACGGCGCGGCGACCGGCGGAAGCCGCTTGAAGGAATCCGCGACCGCCGCGAAGAAGCCCACGCGAAGCACAAAGAGCCGCGCAAAGGTGCATGCATGA
- a CDS encoding efflux RND transporter periplasmic adaptor subunit: protein MKPGRFRKTIFFGVVFLMLLGLAAAWKYLSGRAAAGKQVLSGTIESDEIHVGSKVGGRVEVVLVKEGQEVKQGEPIIRFERYDLDAKHADAVAAVAQAEANLQKNLRWSRPEEIAAAKAQAEAAWMNYELARNGPRKQEIDAARADLAAAESDYQVAKVTAARVAKLVSNGVQSQQELDNAKSAYERSAAQREAARQKLDLLLAGTRPEEIDRADRLFKQAAANLELVQRGARKEDIDAAKAQVARARSAVQQIETQLAELEVKAPADAFVEVLQLRPGDLISPGSPVATLVEVNRLWVRVYVPEPELGEMQLGKEVSVSVDTFRGESFLGRIEEIASRGEFTPRNVQTRDERAHQVFGVRVRLDNSAHKLRAGMAADVTIPK, encoded by the coding sequence ATGAAGCCAGGGCGTTTTCGAAAGACAATCTTCTTCGGTGTAGTGTTCCTGATGCTTCTTGGGCTGGCGGCGGCGTGGAAGTATTTGAGCGGACGCGCGGCAGCCGGCAAACAGGTGCTCTCCGGCACGATCGAGTCGGACGAGATACACGTCGGCTCGAAGGTCGGTGGCCGCGTCGAAGTTGTGCTGGTCAAAGAAGGTCAAGAGGTCAAGCAAGGCGAGCCGATCATCCGATTTGAGCGCTACGATCTGGACGCTAAACACGCGGATGCAGTGGCGGCAGTCGCGCAGGCCGAAGCGAATCTTCAAAAGAACCTCAGGTGGTCCAGACCGGAGGAAATCGCGGCTGCCAAGGCTCAGGCAGAGGCCGCGTGGATGAACTATGAGCTTGCGCGCAACGGTCCTCGCAAGCAGGAAATCGATGCTGCGCGCGCCGATCTCGCGGCCGCCGAGTCCGACTATCAGGTGGCGAAGGTAACGGCCGCCAGAGTTGCCAAACTTGTGAGCAATGGAGTGCAATCGCAGCAAGAGCTCGACAACGCCAAGTCTGCTTACGAACGCTCGGCAGCGCAGCGCGAGGCTGCGCGTCAGAAGCTGGACTTGCTGCTGGCCGGGACGAGACCGGAGGAAATAGATCGGGCCGACCGTCTGTTCAAACAAGCAGCGGCAAATCTCGAATTGGTGCAGCGGGGCGCTCGCAAGGAGGACATTGATGCGGCGAAGGCTCAGGTGGCGCGCGCTCGCTCGGCGGTGCAGCAGATCGAAACGCAGCTTGCAGAACTGGAGGTCAAGGCTCCCGCAGATGCTTTCGTCGAAGTGCTTCAATTGAGACCGGGCGATTTGATTAGCCCAGGTTCTCCGGTGGCGACGCTCGTTGAAGTCAATCGGCTCTGGGTGCGCGTATACGTGCCCGAACCCGAGCTGGGTGAAATGCAATTGGGTAAAGAAGTGTCCGTGAGCGTCGACACCTTTCGCGGCGAAAGCTTCCTGGGACGTATCGAGGAGATAGCGAGCCGGGGGGAGTTCACCCCGCGTAACGTTCAGACACGGGACGAGCGAGCGCATCAAGTATTCGGCGTTCGCGTGCGGCTCGACAACAGCGCGCACAAGCTTCGAGCGGGGATGGCGGCAGACGTCACGATACCGAAATGA
- a CDS encoding ABC transporter ATP-binding protein, whose protein sequence is MSAAIEINGLTKRFGVVTAVDGLSLSVEGGEIFGFLGPNGSGKSTLIRMLCGLISPTAGNARVAGFDILTETDAVRQTIGYMSQQFSLYQDLTVWENVNFYAHVYGLTGERLKRRRDDVIELTHIGPFRDRRAGALSGGWKQRLALSCALVHEPKIIFLDEPTAGIDPVARRELWDLFFQLSGKGITLFVTTHYMDEAERCTRVGYIFNSKLITYGRPDELKQLSDVTPADAKWVEVTCPNTTVALGELKSAAYVRDATIFGQSIHLLMDASEPLDRIRQTLAQIGITEAEITPAHPSLEDVFVTLTKRFTENGSGVPSS, encoded by the coding sequence ATGTCGGCAGCAATCGAGATCAACGGACTGACTAAGAGATTCGGCGTAGTGACTGCCGTCGACGGCCTCAGCCTCTCCGTCGAAGGGGGCGAGATATTCGGCTTTCTAGGTCCCAACGGATCCGGCAAGTCGACGCTGATCAGGATGCTGTGCGGCTTGATATCTCCGACGGCTGGCAACGCTCGGGTTGCCGGCTTCGACATCCTCACTGAAACCGACGCCGTTCGCCAGACCATCGGCTATATGTCGCAGCAGTTCAGTCTCTATCAAGACCTGACCGTGTGGGAGAACGTGAACTTCTACGCGCACGTTTACGGCTTGACGGGCGAGAGGCTCAAGCGGCGGCGCGACGATGTCATAGAGCTGACCCACATTGGACCATTTCGCGATCGTCGCGCCGGCGCCCTATCGGGCGGATGGAAGCAAAGGTTAGCTCTGTCGTGCGCGCTCGTGCACGAGCCGAAGATCATCTTTCTTGATGAGCCAACGGCGGGCATCGACCCGGTTGCGAGACGCGAGCTGTGGGATTTGTTCTTTCAACTATCGGGGAAGGGCATAACGTTGTTCGTGACGACGCACTACATGGACGAAGCCGAACGCTGCACGCGCGTCGGCTACATCTTCAACTCGAAACTGATCACTTACGGCAGACCCGATGAGTTGAAGCAACTATCCGATGTGACACCGGCGGACGCGAAATGGGTTGAAGTGACTTGCCCCAACACGACTGTCGCGCTTGGTGAATTGAAGAGCGCGGCCTATGTGCGCGACGCGACGATCTTCGGCCAGTCGATTCATTTGCTCATGGACGCAAGCGAGCCGCTCGATCGAATTAGACAGACGCTCGCGCAGATAGGCATCACCGAGGCGGAGATCACTCCTGCGCACCCGTCGCTTGAAGATGTGTTTGTGACTCTGACGAAACGGTTCACGGAGAATGGGAGCGGGGTTCCGAGTTCGTAG
- a CDS encoding ABC transporter permease, protein MFRGFRSIFYKEVIQISRDPLTLLLMLAMPMIQLLVFGYAINTDVRDIKTAVYNLDPGPQSRDLLQAFENTDYFQIVRYVGSDEELNNAIVAGRVKVGIKIPPDYSGRLLANRQATVLVLIDGSDSSIATQSLQVASQVGLTESLARLSNELQSSQNRASQLPIEVRPKMLFNPDSRSANFMVPGLIAVILQIITTLLTAFSIVRERERGTLEQLLVTPVRPFGLMLGKLVPYGLIGIVETFTVLTVMRLVFDVPIKGSLPLLISLSILFLFTALAIGLLISTKAQNQMQALQLAWLIMLPSVLLSGFMFPRDSMPVVMQIIGYLVPATHFMEIIRGIVLRGATLVDLLPEVVTLVVMGIVLLVLSAFRFRKKLA, encoded by the coding sequence ATGTTCAGAGGGTTCAGATCAATCTTCTACAAAGAAGTCATCCAGATCAGCCGCGATCCACTGACGCTGTTGTTGATGCTGGCCATGCCGATGATCCAGCTATTGGTCTTCGGGTACGCGATCAACACCGACGTTCGAGACATCAAAACGGCCGTTTACAACCTCGATCCCGGGCCTCAATCGCGCGACTTGCTCCAGGCATTTGAGAACACTGACTACTTCCAAATTGTGCGGTATGTCGGTTCCGATGAAGAACTGAACAACGCGATCGTCGCGGGCCGGGTCAAAGTCGGCATAAAGATTCCGCCGGACTACTCCGGCCGACTGCTCGCGAATCGACAAGCCACGGTGTTGGTGTTGATCGACGGCTCTGATTCGAGTATCGCTACCCAGAGCCTCCAGGTGGCATCGCAGGTTGGGCTCACCGAGTCGCTCGCCCGGCTGAGTAACGAGCTGCAAAGCTCTCAGAACCGCGCATCGCAGCTTCCGATCGAGGTGCGACCGAAGATGCTCTTCAACCCCGATTCGCGATCTGCGAACTTCATGGTGCCGGGTCTGATAGCGGTGATTCTTCAGATCATCACCACGCTGCTGACCGCCTTTTCGATCGTACGTGAACGCGAGCGCGGCACGCTCGAGCAGTTGCTGGTCACGCCGGTGCGGCCGTTCGGGCTGATGCTGGGCAAGCTCGTGCCTTATGGCCTGATCGGGATCGTGGAGACGTTCACAGTATTGACGGTGATGAGGCTGGTCTTCGATGTGCCCATCAAGGGTTCGCTTCCGCTGCTGATCTCGCTATCAATTCTGTTCCTGTTCACGGCGCTGGCGATTGGTCTTTTGATTTCCACGAAGGCCCAGAATCAAATGCAAGCCCTGCAGTTGGCCTGGCTCATAATGCTGCCGTCGGTGCTGCTGTCCGGGTTCATGTTTCCGCGCGACTCGATGCCGGTGGTGATGCAGATAATCGGCTATCTGGTGCCGGCGACCCATTTCATGGAAATAATCCGAGGGATAGTCTTGCGGGGTGCAACTCTTGTGGATCTTCTGCCCGAAGTCGTCACTCTGGTTGTGATGGGAATAGTGCTGCTGGTGCTGAGCGCTTTCAGATTCCGCAAGAAACTCGCGTGA
- a CDS encoding SprT-like domain-containing protein, translating into MSQYEQLHLYSPVTSDDILESVFEQALGALLKKEPRPKVEARFYPYAGLSSTIRLRQGRVLARVSDILVGSPREVLFALACILVAKLYRLKTSKAHERIYREHALHPPILDASQAARRRRGYKITTSSLGKAYDLAEMFTQLNARYFDGRLERPTLSWSQRQTRRVLGHHDNVHRAIIISSTLDDAAIPRFVVEYVLYHEMLHVKHPARLVSGRTIYHGRSFREDERLFERFDEALKWLEKVPAAARGKTRRRRRRPCN; encoded by the coding sequence ATGAGCCAATACGAACAGCTACATCTCTACTCACCGGTCACCTCAGACGACATCCTCGAATCGGTGTTCGAACAAGCGCTCGGAGCACTGTTGAAGAAAGAGCCGAGGCCGAAGGTTGAAGCTCGCTTCTATCCGTACGCGGGCCTCTCGTCCACCATCAGGCTGCGCCAGGGGCGGGTTTTGGCTCGAGTGTCGGACATACTCGTCGGCTCTCCGCGCGAGGTCCTCTTTGCCCTGGCTTGCATACTTGTGGCAAAGCTCTATCGGCTAAAAACGTCAAAGGCGCACGAGCGCATATATCGCGAGCACGCTCTTCATCCTCCGATCCTGGATGCATCGCAGGCGGCTCGACGCCGGCGCGGGTATAAGATTACGACTTCTTCCCTTGGCAAGGCATACGACCTGGCCGAGATGTTCACACAACTGAATGCACGGTACTTCGACGGCCGGCTCGAACGCCCCACCCTCTCCTGGAGCCAGCGCCAAACGCGGCGCGTTCTTGGCCACCATGACAACGTGCATCGCGCGATCATCATTAGCAGCACGCTCGATGACGCGGCCATTCCACGCTTCGTAGTCGAGTACGTGCTGTATCACGAGATGCTGCACGTGAAGCATCCGGCGCGCCTGGTCTCGGGCCGCACTATCTATCACGGCCGCTCGTTTCGCGAAGACGAACGGCTATTCGAGCGATTCGACGAAGCTCTCAAATGGCTGGAAAAGGTACCGGCCGCAGCGCGCGGAAAAACTCGTAGGCGCCGTCGCCGGCCCTGTAACTAG
- a CDS encoding VWA domain-containing protein translates to MKSFALIRAAVVAALLAVLLTTSAVPRSSVTAQSGRQPEKKKVEKKTDEKKGSEQPQEPVPPLPKDFKQEPPIKLSTQVVNVDVTVVDKKSGRLYSNLTKKNFTIYEDGVKQETTNFASGEGPMTAVLLLENSFRNRRWTNYYDPTFAQEIFQSAATFVRSFVKPDDHLAVVTYSMRPKVIQDFTGDSGRLYQAVITAYRDTLNFSEANIYDSLSFVLLGGKALQLFEEDSGESQYTGLQEIEGHSAVILVTLGIDTFSRLTYDKAMKIVARAGVPIFIVGVGNLFFKKYGDRLPPETRLEFLQAYNGLNTFAKLSGGAYFPMTFESEIPSIMRSIEAMLRSQYSLGYSPTNTRREGKDRKLKVEVDIDGDGTPDNKQLDLHYREKYIEPDDNPNAKKK, encoded by the coding sequence ATGAAGTCATTTGCGCTCATCAGAGCAGCGGTAGTCGCCGCTCTTCTAGCTGTTTTGTTGACCACCTCCGCTGTCCCGCGATCGAGTGTGACGGCGCAGAGCGGACGCCAGCCGGAGAAGAAGAAGGTAGAAAAGAAGACCGACGAGAAAAAGGGATCCGAGCAGCCTCAGGAGCCAGTTCCACCTTTACCGAAGGACTTCAAACAGGAGCCGCCGATAAAGCTCTCTACCCAGGTCGTCAACGTAGACGTCACCGTGGTCGACAAGAAGAGCGGACGGCTTTACTCGAACCTGACCAAGAAGAACTTCACGATTTATGAAGATGGTGTGAAACAAGAGACCACAAACTTCGCTTCCGGCGAAGGCCCGATGACCGCGGTGCTCCTGCTCGAGAACAGTTTTCGGAACCGGAGATGGACTAACTACTACGACCCGACGTTCGCGCAGGAGATCTTTCAATCCGCCGCGACATTTGTGCGCAGCTTCGTCAAGCCGGACGATCATCTTGCGGTTGTGACCTACAGCATGAGGCCGAAAGTCATTCAGGACTTCACTGGAGACAGCGGGCGGTTATATCAGGCAGTGATCACCGCCTATCGTGACACCTTGAACTTCAGCGAAGCGAATATCTATGACTCGCTTTCCTTCGTATTGCTGGGCGGCAAAGCGCTGCAGCTTTTTGAGGAGGACTCGGGTGAGAGCCAATACACCGGCTTGCAGGAGATCGAAGGACACTCGGCGGTCATTCTGGTGACCTTAGGGATCGATACGTTTAGCCGCCTCACCTATGACAAGGCGATGAAAATAGTGGCCCGCGCGGGAGTGCCGATCTTCATCGTCGGGGTCGGCAACCTTTTCTTCAAGAAGTACGGAGACAGACTTCCGCCGGAAACAAGACTTGAGTTCCTGCAGGCGTACAACGGGCTCAACACCTTCGCGAAGCTGAGCGGCGGCGCATACTTCCCGATGACCTTCGAGAGCGAGATTCCCTCGATCATGCGAAGCATTGAAGCGATGCTTCGCAGCCAGTACAGCCTGGGGTATTCACCCACAAACACGCGGCGTGAGGGCAAAGATCGCAAGCTCAAGGTTGAAGTCGACATAGACGGCGACGGCACGCCTGACAACAAGCAGCTTGATCTGCACTACCGCGAAAAGTACATCGAGCCGGATGACAATCCGAACGCCAAGAAGAAGTAG
- a CDS encoding DUF4931 domain-containing protein, whose product MAEFSPELRKDTISGRWVIISSARAQRPEAPEPRREEETPEARARCPFCYGREDQTPPEIFAMRKKDEIPNTPGWLTRVVPNKFPAFGIFPEINLRRVGMFQIATGYGAHEVAIESPDHDTYLEHQPLDQIARIVDTWWERHVDLERDRKLKYVLLFKNHGKAAGASLTHPHAQIIATTVIPDALKSKLRHAKDHFVNGEGCIWCRQLDQMFYYENKIYNPDGTVLVAVHQRDRVVAENEKFVAYIPFAPRMPYEIHILPKNHQCSFIQTSSEERLELAKMLKLVLMKVYKMLGNPAYNFYIHSAPNLNVMPRTGDYGTIREDFHWHIEILVRTTIWAGFEQGSGMYINPLNPTDAARYLAETEVDA is encoded by the coding sequence ATGGCTGAATTCAGTCCGGAGCTGCGGAAAGATACGATCAGCGGCCGGTGGGTAATCATTTCGTCGGCGCGCGCCCAGCGGCCCGAAGCTCCGGAGCCGCGACGAGAAGAAGAGACGCCGGAGGCGCGCGCGCGTTGTCCCTTTTGTTATGGGCGAGAGGACCAGACTCCCCCCGAGATATTCGCTATGCGAAAAAAGGACGAGATTCCAAACACTCCCGGATGGCTCACCCGCGTGGTGCCTAATAAGTTTCCCGCATTCGGGATCTTTCCTGAGATCAATCTGCGTCGAGTTGGCATGTTCCAGATCGCAACCGGTTACGGCGCGCATGAGGTCGCGATCGAATCGCCCGACCACGACACCTACCTTGAGCACCAGCCGCTTGACCAGATCGCCCGCATTGTCGACACCTGGTGGGAACGGCACGTCGATCTCGAACGTGACCGCAAGCTGAAATACGTGTTGTTATTCAAGAATCACGGCAAGGCTGCCGGCGCTTCGCTCACTCACCCGCATGCTCAGATAATCGCGACGACGGTCATCCCCGACGCGCTTAAGAGCAAGCTGCGCCATGCGAAGGACCATTTCGTCAACGGCGAGGGCTGCATTTGGTGCCGCCAGCTCGATCAGATGTTCTACTACGAGAACAAGATCTACAACCCGGACGGGACAGTGCTGGTAGCGGTTCATCAGCGCGATCGCGTCGTGGCGGAAAACGAGAAATTCGTCGCGTACATCCCGTTCGCTCCGCGCATGCCCTACGAGATTCACATACTTCCGAAGAACCATCAGTGCTCGTTCATTCAAACATCGTCCGAAGAGCGATTAGAGCTTGCGAAGATGTTGAAGCTGGTGTTGATGAAGGTCTACAAGATGCTGGGCAATCCGGCGTACAACTTCTACATTCATTCGGCGCCCAATCTAAACGTTATGCCTAGAACCGGCGACTACGGCACGATCCGCGAAGACTTTCACTGGCACATCGAGATACTGGTGCGAACTACCATATGGGCGGGATTCGAGCAAGGGAGCGGCATGTACATCAATCCGCTCAACCCGACCGACGCCGCGCGGTATCTGGCAGAGACTGAAGTTGATGCGTGA
- a CDS encoding YraN family protein encodes MIDGIKGVLRRRIGPARAAHLELGARGERIALDYLREHEGYQIVATNFRVPLGRGLRGQKLTAEIDLIAYDGKTLTFVEVKTRTSDDLAAPERAVDLRKQRQIAKAARRYRQLMKVFEEPYRYDVVTVLPGASGDEIELLRGYFDDRVFQRSRYFRSDT; translated from the coding sequence ATGATTGACGGGATCAAAGGGGTCTTACGAAGGCGAATCGGCCCGGCTCGCGCGGCCCATTTGGAACTGGGCGCACGCGGCGAACGGATCGCGCTCGACTACCTAAGAGAGCACGAGGGTTATCAAATCGTAGCCACCAACTTTCGAGTGCCGCTTGGAAGAGGACTTCGCGGGCAGAAGCTGACCGCTGAGATTGACCTCATCGCTTACGATGGCAAGACGCTGACATTTGTCGAAGTGAAGACGCGCACGTCGGACGATCTGGCGGCGCCCGAACGAGCGGTCGACCTGAGAAAGCAGCGCCAAATAGCCAAAGCCGCAAGGCGATATCGCCAGTTGATGAAGGTCTTCGAGGAGCCCTACCGCTACGACGTGGTGACCGTTCTGCCGGGCGCGAGCGGCGATGAGATCGAGTTGCTGCGCGGGTACTTCGACGATCGAGTGTTTCAAAGGAGCAGATACTTCAGGAGTGATACGTGA
- the der gene encoding ribosome biogenesis GTPase Der, producing MEKIETTSAAVAQSEHAKAPTVVILGRPNVGKSTLFNKLTGRRRAIVGDESGITRDRIYGRAEWGGREFHLVDTGGIIPDDKELIPANILSQARTALDEASLILFVVDARAGITPLDEELAELARVTGIPVFVAANKVDTAKLEADSLEFERWGLDAVFPISAEHGSGVAEMLDAALEILAAPEVHEQHRREIRLAIVGRPNVGKSSLVNRLVGEERVIVSPIPGTTRDAVDTELEYQDTHFRLIDTAGIRRKGKTELVAEKISVVMARRSLEDADVAILMIDAIEGPTANDATIGGYAHEAGASMIIAVNKWDAVEKTADTTKEYAQRIRDMMKFAEYAPIVFISAKSGLRVTKLLELARHAHQERNKRVSTSELNRFFERNLEQPRATTPSKYPLRVLYMTQAGTSPPTFVVFTSSRSPKAKLHFSYDRYLINRLREEFGFFATPIRIKQRRKASQASQSR from the coding sequence ATGGAAAAGATAGAAACAACATCAGCGGCAGTCGCGCAATCGGAGCACGCCAAGGCTCCGACCGTCGTCATACTCGGCCGCCCAAATGTCGGTAAGTCCACCCTGTTCAACAAGCTCACCGGTAGACGGCGCGCCATCGTTGGAGACGAGTCGGGCATCACCCGCGACCGAATCTACGGCCGCGCCGAGTGGGGAGGACGCGAGTTCCACCTGGTCGACACCGGCGGAATAATACCCGATGACAAGGAACTGATTCCCGCAAACATTTTGAGTCAGGCTCGCACCGCGCTCGACGAAGCATCGCTGATCCTCTTTGTTGTGGACGCGCGCGCCGGGATCACCCCGCTCGACGAAGAGCTTGCGGAACTCGCGCGCGTGACCGGCATACCCGTCTTCGTCGCGGCCAACAAGGTGGACACCGCCAAGCTTGAAGCCGACTCGCTGGAGTTCGAACGCTGGGGACTGGACGCGGTGTTTCCGATCTCAGCCGAGCACGGCAGCGGAGTAGCCGAGATGCTCGATGCCGCGCTCGAAATTCTCGCAGCGCCCGAAGTCCACGAACAGCATCGCCGCGAAATCCGGCTCGCAATCGTCGGCCGTCCAAATGTCGGCAAGTCGTCTCTAGTGAATCGTCTGGTTGGCGAAGAGCGCGTGATCGTCTCTCCCATACCCGGCACAACACGCGACGCGGTCGATACCGAGCTCGAGTATCAAGACACTCACTTTCGTCTGATTGATACCGCAGGCATTCGCCGCAAAGGCAAGACTGAGCTTGTCGCCGAGAAGATTTCAGTGGTGATGGCGCGCCGAAGTCTCGAAGACGCCGATGTCGCGATCTTGATGATCGACGCCATCGAAGGCCCTACGGCGAACGACGCTACGATCGGCGGCTACGCTCACGAAGCGGGCGCGAGCATGATCATCGCCGTCAACAAGTGGGACGCCGTTGAGAAGACAGCCGATACCACCAAGGAGTATGCGCAGCGTATACGCGATATGATGAAGTTCGCGGAATACGCGCCGATTGTGTTCATCTCGGCAAAGAGCGGTCTGCGCGTGACGAAACTCCTCGAGCTTGCGCGGCACGCTCACCAGGAACGCAACAAGCGAGTCTCGACTTCAGAGCTGAACCGTTTCTTCGAGCGGAATCTCGAACAGCCTCGCGCGACCACACCTTCGAAGTATCCCTTGCGCGTCCTCTACATGACGCAAGCCGGGACCAGTCCGCCGACCTTTGTGGTTTTCACATCGTCCCGCAGCCCAAAAGCTAAGCTGCATTTCTCCTACGATCGCTACCTCATCAACCGGCTCCGCGAGGAGTTCGGTTTCTTCGCGACACCGATTCGAATCAAGCAACGCAGGAAGGCGAGCCAAGCATCGCAAAGTCGCTGA